The Echinicola jeungdonensis genome segment AATATTCTCGGCCAGTTTATAAAACCTACCCTCCGGTGTAATCCCAACCACAAATGGGTGGGGATGGTCCTCGCAAAGCAATAAATCTCCCAAGGTGCAATGGCCACATTATCACAATTCTTTAATAAATCCCTATCATTGGGTTCTGCAAAAAGCTCTAATGAACCGGGCGTTTTATATTCATTCTCTTTTCCTTCATTTTCCCCTGGAATATACTTAAAAACCTGTCCTGCCCCTATTTCTCCTCCATTAGTACAAGCAAAATACAGCTCGTTCTCCCCAAACCAAATCCCCTCACCACGAGCAAACCTTGCAGCCCCTTTTCCATACCCCCTGTACCTCAAATCATCATGAGGGAACCAATATCCTCCAGGTCAATCCAATAGATGCTTTGAGGTTTTCCAACTGGAAAAAACCCTCTTGTTGCCCTTTCCAATTCCGGGTATCCCTTCCTTTTCCCCAGGAAAGGCAAAGGGCTTGAAGTTTCCCTCCTTGGTATAATTTCCCTGGAACATGGGGAATATAGCGGTAAAACAAGCCATCACCCCGGTCCTCGTCAAAAATACTATTCCGGTTCTGGGATCAACTGCCACCGCCTCGTGGTTAAACCTTCCCATTTCTTTTATGGGAATCGCATTTTGTAACTTCCCGTCTCTTTTGGCCAGTACCTCAAAGACAAATCCGTGATCTTTTTCCAGATTTCCACTGTAATCACCTGCCTTCACAACTGATTCCTCACAAGTCAACCATGAATTCCAGGGAGTAACCCCTCCCGCACAGTTTCTCACCGTTCCTGCAAGGCTCATAAACTCTTGTTCTACCTCACCCGTTTTTTCATTGTAGACCAAGGTGGTTGTTCCTCCCAGAGCAGGTAAATTTCCCTTTCCTTTTTCATAAAACTTATCAAGTTCAGCTTGGGCAAGGTTTTCATTTTCCGGTCCAAATGCACCATTTTCAAAATCATCTGGACTGTTTTCATGATTCCGAACCAATATCACTTTTCCATCATCCCCCTCAAAAGCTCCCATACCATCTGGCCTCCCTGGAGTCCACCAGCCATCATCCATGATTTTTCCTTTCTTCGAAATGATTTTATATTCAAAACCTTTAGGCAAATTCAATATTCCCTTATCATCATTTTGCAAAGGTCCATATCCTAAACAGCCATTAATCTCATGAGCCTCGGCCAAAGGGTTTAGAAATTG includes the following:
- a CDS encoding alkaline phosphatase PhoX, producing MRYRGYGKGAARFARGEGIWFGENELYFACTNGGEIGAGQVFKYIPGENEGKENEYKTPGSLELFAEPNDRDLLKNCDNVAIAPWEIYCFARTIPTHLWLGLHRRVGFINWPRILGLNQNLLEGCFPFRANIFCQYPRCRHHPGNNRTLEEFEMRFW
- a CDS encoding alkaline phosphatase PhoX → MEEKSFNSRRQFLINSGVATLGFMGLNQFLNPLAEAHEINGCLGYGPLQNDDKGILNLPKGFEYKIISKKGKIMDDGWWTPGRPDGMGAFEGDDGKVILVRNHENSPDDFENGAFGPENENLAQAELDKFYEKGKGNLPALGGTTTLVYNEKTGEVEQEFMSLAGTVRNCAGGVTPWNSWLTCEESVVKAGDYSGNLEKDHGFVFEVLAKRDGKLQNAIPIKEMGRFNHEAVAVDPRTGIVFLTRTGVMACFTAIFPMFQGNYTKEGNFKPFAFPGEKEGIPGIGKGNKRVFSSWKTSKHLLD